Proteins from a single region of Allocatelliglobosispora scoriae:
- a CDS encoding DUF6412 domain-containing protein — protein sequence MSAVAAPRWAPLLWLTLCSAAGAIVTGPSLTGAVVSVAALVISIVLALRTLAGMPVPTGRAVLGASLRDRSRRTAVSRQRDPDAAGRPRPRAPSPNPLAG from the coding sequence ATGTCTGCCGTCGCCGCGCCCCGCTGGGCACCGCTGCTGTGGCTGACGCTGTGCTCCGCCGCCGGTGCGATCGTCACCGGGCCGAGCCTCACCGGCGCCGTCGTCAGCGTCGCCGCTCTGGTCATCAGCATCGTGCTGGCGCTGCGCACCCTCGCCGGGATGCCCGTCCCCACGGGCCGAGCGGTCCTCGGGGCGAGCCTGCGCGACCGGTCCCGGCGCACCGCCGTCTCCCGGCAGCGCGACCCGGATGCGGCCGGGCGACCCCGCCCGCGAGCCCCGTCACCGAATCCCCTGGCCGGGTAA
- a CDS encoding response regulator transcription factor: MVPDILLITESTTSPAISRVLREAGHRVRRSPSVAVACEALATDGADLALVDLGVTGGEGVAVLRSRTPAAIVLIDSAWHPELGRLLAAGADDFLAKPFSAAQLLARVWLALLGRAAPRDRPMTSGGLTVDPATRQAWLDGVPLALSRLEFDLLSYLTARAGEVVSRQELADAVWHEPHGDHNRTIDVHLSWLRRKLGETAARPCYLHTVRSVGFRLALDAESRRGSATFA; this comes from the coding sequence ATGGTTCCCGACATCCTGCTCATCACCGAGTCCACCACCAGCCCCGCGATCAGCCGGGTCCTGCGCGAGGCGGGCCACCGCGTCCGCCGCAGCCCCTCCGTCGCCGTGGCCTGCGAGGCGCTCGCCACCGACGGCGCCGACCTCGCCCTCGTCGATCTCGGCGTCACCGGGGGAGAGGGCGTCGCGGTGCTGCGCTCGCGTACCCCGGCCGCGATCGTGCTCATCGACTCCGCCTGGCACCCCGAGCTCGGGCGGCTGCTCGCCGCGGGCGCCGACGACTTCCTCGCCAAGCCCTTCTCCGCCGCGCAGCTCCTCGCCCGGGTCTGGCTGGCGCTGCTCGGCCGGGCCGCCCCGCGCGACCGCCCGATGACGAGCGGCGGCCTCACCGTCGACCCCGCGACCCGGCAGGCCTGGCTCGACGGGGTGCCGCTGGCCCTGTCCCGCCTGGAGTTCGACCTGCTCAGCTACCTCACCGCGCGGGCCGGCGAGGTGGTGTCCCGGCAGGAGCTCGCCGACGCGGTCTGGCACGAGCCGCACGGCGACCACAACCGGACCATCGACGTGCACCTGAGCTGGCTGCGGCGCAAGCTCGGCGAGACCGCCGCCCGGCCCTGCTACCTGCACACCGTACGCAGCGTCGGCTTCAGGCTCGCTCTCGACGCAGAGTCCAGGCGTGGTAGTGCGACGTTTGCGTGA
- the yidC gene encoding membrane protein insertase YidC, whose protein sequence is MSPVQGAYTLLQQITAALAPIGGAAAAVIAVTIAVRLLLHPLTRAAVRGEKAKSRLAPRVAELQREHAKDLPTMTRKLTELYRGEKISPFAGLLPMLVQVPFFIVLYQLFASTTIGGHGNGLLTERLFGVPLSARFVPQLPSLGAQAWVFLVLFAVLSLLAWLGSRRVAKLALLQPKPPEGLLMKLAQVAPYAILISAAFLPLAAGMYLATTTAWTAAENLLLRRGIPEPA, encoded by the coding sequence ATGTCTCCAGTCCAGGGTGCCTACACCCTCCTGCAACAGATCACCGCCGCGCTGGCACCGATCGGCGGCGCCGCTGCCGCCGTGATCGCGGTCACCATCGCCGTCCGCCTCCTGCTGCACCCGCTGACCCGGGCCGCCGTGCGGGGCGAGAAGGCGAAGTCGCGCCTGGCTCCCCGCGTCGCCGAGCTGCAGCGCGAGCACGCCAAGGACCTGCCCACGATGACGCGCAAGCTCACCGAGCTCTATCGGGGCGAGAAGATCTCGCCCTTCGCCGGGCTGCTGCCGATGCTGGTCCAGGTGCCGTTCTTCATCGTCCTCTACCAGCTCTTCGCCAGTACGACGATCGGCGGCCACGGCAACGGGCTGCTCACCGAGCGGCTGTTCGGCGTACCGCTGAGTGCTCGGTTCGTGCCGCAGCTGCCCAGCCTGGGTGCGCAGGCGTGGGTTTTCCTCGTGCTCTTCGCGGTGCTGTCGCTGCTGGCGTGGCTCGGCTCGCGCCGGGTGGCGAAACTGGCGCTGCTGCAGCCCAAGCCGCCGGAGGGGCTGCTGATGAAGCTCGCCCAGGTGGCGCCCTACGCGATCCTGATCAGCGCCGCGTTCCTGCCGCTCGCCGCCGGGATGTACCTGGCGACGACGACCGCCTGGACCGCCGCCGAGAACCTGCTGCTCCGGCGCGGCATCCCCGAGCCCGCCTGA
- a CDS encoding collagenase: MKTPLGTVLIGVMVAAIGGTLTVAPAHAVPPASLIGAASAGAAPRTATAADVAADRGSALNPSARPPVAPQHGAPSHRGLVGTAAACSAADFGSRTGTALVSFVKAATVDCVNTLFSITGTTANSVFREAQMTTIAYALRDTSATYPGDNSTSALQLVVFLRAGYYVQFYHPGDVGTYGSVLVTAIRAGLDRFFGSARSTDVNDANGAVLSEAVILIDSSGENVRYLFVVKRLLTGFNSAYDASWYMRSAVNATFTVLWRGHQLPAFLAAVVADQSVLDVLYSFVSANIGLLGTDSGYLVANAGGELTRFLDTPALLTTVRGQAKGLLNLSAMTGPRASLWVRVADLASYLDGANCAYYGICGFETALAAAVLPITHTCSASLKIRAQDISAANLAASCTSLAGQIASFHTLVRDNGVPVADDFNSTLEVVAFHSSDDYQTYAGVLFDIDTNNGGMYLEGDPATQGNVPRFIAYEAEWLRPVFAIWNLNHEFTHYLDGRFDTYGDFTRTVSVPNIWWVEGVAEYVSYTYRGVNYDAAITAAGQHTYALSTLWGTTYDNSDSSRIYSWGYLAVRYMFEKHPADIHAMLARFRVNDYTGGRAVYATTIGTRYDADFQTWLTACAAGACAGTPPVNTPPTARFTSAVTGLSAAFTDGSTDADGTITGRSWSFGDGTSSTAANPVHAYATAGTYQVTLTVTDNLGATGSVTNPVVATSAAPECTGADIRTLDRNCRRSGLAASAGQLYYLYIYLPAGVSTLTITSAGGTGNADLYYNASTWATSTAYTSRSVNAGNTEQLTVSNPAAGYRYISLYATTAFSGVSVTTRY; the protein is encoded by the coding sequence ATGAAGACACCCCTGGGAACAGTCCTTATTGGAGTAATGGTGGCGGCGATCGGTGGCACGCTGACCGTGGCGCCGGCTCACGCCGTACCCCCCGCGTCGTTGATCGGGGCGGCCTCGGCCGGTGCCGCGCCGCGGACCGCGACCGCGGCGGACGTGGCGGCGGATCGCGGCAGCGCGCTGAACCCCTCGGCGCGACCGCCGGTGGCGCCGCAGCATGGAGCGCCCTCGCATCGCGGGCTGGTCGGCACGGCCGCCGCGTGCAGTGCCGCGGACTTCGGGTCGCGGACCGGGACGGCGCTGGTCAGCTTCGTCAAGGCGGCGACGGTCGACTGCGTCAACACGCTCTTCTCGATCACCGGGACCACGGCGAACAGCGTCTTCCGCGAGGCGCAGATGACGACGATCGCCTATGCGCTGCGGGACACCTCGGCGACCTATCCGGGCGACAACTCGACGAGCGCGCTGCAGCTCGTGGTCTTCCTGCGGGCGGGCTACTACGTGCAGTTCTACCACCCCGGCGACGTCGGGACCTACGGATCCGTTCTGGTCACGGCGATCCGGGCCGGGCTGGACCGGTTCTTCGGCTCGGCACGCTCGACCGATGTCAACGACGCCAACGGCGCGGTGCTCAGCGAGGCCGTGATCCTCATCGACAGCTCCGGCGAGAACGTGCGCTACCTCTTCGTCGTGAAGCGCCTGCTCACCGGCTTCAATTCCGCCTACGACGCGTCGTGGTACATGCGCAGCGCGGTCAACGCGACCTTCACCGTGCTGTGGCGCGGGCACCAGCTCCCGGCCTTCCTCGCGGCGGTCGTGGCCGACCAGAGCGTCCTCGACGTGCTCTACTCCTTCGTCAGCGCCAACATCGGGCTGCTGGGGACCGACAGCGGCTACCTCGTCGCCAACGCGGGCGGCGAGCTCACCCGCTTCCTCGACACCCCGGCGCTGCTCACCACGGTGCGCGGGCAGGCCAAGGGCCTGCTGAACCTGTCGGCGATGACCGGTCCACGGGCATCCCTCTGGGTACGCGTCGCCGACCTCGCGTCCTATCTCGACGGTGCCAACTGCGCCTACTACGGCATCTGCGGCTTCGAGACGGCGCTCGCCGCGGCGGTGCTGCCGATCACCCACACCTGCTCGGCCAGCCTGAAGATCCGGGCGCAGGACATCTCGGCGGCGAACCTCGCGGCGAGCTGCACCAGCCTCGCCGGCCAGATCGCCTCCTTCCACACCCTGGTCCGCGACAACGGCGTGCCCGTCGCCGACGACTTCAACAGCACCCTGGAGGTGGTCGCGTTCCACAGCAGCGACGACTACCAGACATACGCGGGCGTGCTGTTCGACATCGACACCAACAACGGCGGGATGTACCTGGAGGGCGACCCCGCCACGCAGGGAAACGTGCCCCGGTTCATCGCCTACGAAGCCGAGTGGCTGCGGCCGGTCTTCGCGATCTGGAACCTCAACCACGAGTTCACGCACTACCTCGACGGCCGGTTCGACACCTACGGCGACTTCACCCGGACGGTCTCGGTGCCGAACATCTGGTGGGTCGAGGGCGTCGCGGAGTACGTCTCCTACACCTATCGGGGCGTGAACTACGACGCGGCGATCACGGCTGCCGGGCAGCACACCTACGCCCTGAGCACGCTCTGGGGCACCACCTACGACAACAGCGATTCCAGCCGGATCTACTCGTGGGGCTACCTCGCGGTGCGCTACATGTTCGAGAAGCACCCGGCCGACATCCACGCGATGCTGGCCCGCTTCCGGGTCAACGACTACACCGGCGGCCGCGCCGTCTACGCCACCACGATCGGCACCCGCTACGACGCGGACTTCCAGACCTGGCTGACGGCGTGCGCGGCCGGGGCCTGCGCGGGCACTCCCCCGGTGAACACCCCGCCGACCGCCCGCTTCACCTCGGCCGTGACCGGGCTCAGCGCCGCCTTCACCGACGGCTCGACCGACGCCGACGGCACGATCACCGGCCGGTCCTGGTCGTTCGGCGACGGCACCTCGTCGACGGCGGCGAACCCGGTGCACGCCTATGCCACCGCCGGCACCTACCAGGTCACGCTCACCGTCACCGACAACCTCGGCGCGACCGGCAGCGTGACGAACCCGGTCGTCGCCACCTCGGCCGCGCCGGAGTGCACCGGCGCCGACATCCGGACGCTGGACCGCAACTGCAGGCGCAGCGGGCTCGCGGCGAGCGCCGGGCAGCTCTACTACCTCTACATCTACCTGCCCGCCGGGGTGAGCACGCTGACGATCACGTCGGCGGGCGGCACCGGCAACGCCGATCTGTACTACAACGCGTCGACGTGGGCGACGAGCACCGCCTACACCTCGCGGTCGGTGAACGCGGGCAACACCGAGCAGCTCACGGTGTCGAATCCCGCTGCGGGCTACCGCTACATCAGCCTCTACGCCACCACGGCGTTCTCGGGGGTGTCCGTCACCACCAGGTACTAG
- a CDS encoding GH92 family glycosyl hydrolase produces MSQAVFRTGAALAGLLLASVALTTTTAAPAVQAAVLPLTQHVNPFIGTDDSNSPNPVGGGAGGSTVPGPVAPFGMVQFSPDTPTASPSGYRFGDTQIQEFSLTHFNGAGCSNNEDLGILPITGNLGASPGNSWTSYQATQTKSAEVAQAGYYKAVLSNYGGTQAELSATTRTGIMRLTYPATTTAKVLVNTSRSATGTRSGSLQISGSTVTGTFTGGGFCGSSKTYQVFYRMEFDRAPSSVGTFAGGTITNGGTSVSGTETGGWLNFDTSSNRVVQVKVGISFVSQANAQANLTAEQSGFAFDTVRANADTAWNTILNRVQATGGSAADLQKFYTSLYHVFINPNVASDTNGQYRGFDNAIHTSTRTIYQNYSGWDIYRSWGALIALIAPNEAADIANSMVIDGQQGGLIPKWSHNHNEVFVMTGDPGPIVVSSMNAFGVTNFDRTAALNLMNSSSNGGTTQGGAIRGRQSGYVSRHYVTEDPSDSEEYSASDFAVAQFAQRQGNTSLYNTYIGRSQWWANVFSTESSYVHHRNADGTWTWPLSPASDSGYTEGNASQYTWMVNWNFASLINLMGGPQTAVQRLNHHFTQLNGGLTAPYFYIGNEPEHGVPWAYNFARYPAGASSAVRRVMTESFTTGAGGLPGNDDLGATSAWYVWSALGMYPPTPGADTLALHGPLFPSVLIDRPTGDIQINGSGAGATSQYVQSFNLNGTAQTRNYLRYTDIAAGGTLNYTMGGSPSSWGTGAADVPPSFNDGWTPPAAAPGLGTNLAQGKAATGSTPCAATEGPALAFDGVLGAASKWCSLATGTKFLQVDLGSAQNVSSFVVKHAGLGGENTGWNTGAFTIQTSLDGTTWTTRATATGNRSSRTYHPIATASARYVKLNITTPANDGNTAARIAEFEVFGGGGGGLVNVALNKPATGSAACGTTEGPEKAVNGSVTGGNADKFCTVAASKTLQVDLGSSAALQSFTVRHAGAGGESTDWNTRDFSIQVSADGTTWTNVVTVTGNTASVTNHPISTTPARYVRLTIATPTQTTDGAARIYEFEAYA; encoded by the coding sequence ATGTCCCAGGCAGTCTTCCGAACCGGCGCGGCACTCGCCGGCCTCCTCCTCGCCTCCGTGGCGCTCACGACGACCACCGCCGCCCCCGCGGTGCAGGCGGCAGTGCTCCCGCTGACGCAGCACGTCAACCCGTTCATCGGCACCGACGACAGCAACTCGCCCAACCCGGTCGGTGGCGGCGCCGGCGGCAGCACGGTCCCCGGGCCGGTCGCGCCGTTCGGCATGGTGCAGTTCAGCCCGGACACCCCGACCGCCTCGCCGTCGGGCTACCGCTTCGGCGACACCCAGATCCAGGAGTTCAGCCTCACCCACTTCAACGGCGCGGGCTGCTCCAACAACGAGGACCTCGGCATCCTGCCGATCACCGGCAACCTCGGCGCCTCGCCGGGCAACTCCTGGACCAGCTACCAGGCGACGCAGACGAAATCCGCCGAGGTGGCACAGGCGGGCTACTACAAGGCGGTGCTGAGCAACTACGGCGGCACGCAGGCGGAGCTGTCGGCGACCACGCGTACCGGGATCATGCGGTTGACCTATCCCGCGACCACGACGGCGAAGGTGCTCGTCAACACCAGCCGCAGCGCGACCGGCACCCGCAGCGGGTCGCTGCAGATCTCCGGCAGCACCGTCACCGGCACCTTCACCGGCGGCGGCTTCTGCGGCTCGTCCAAGACCTACCAGGTCTTCTACCGCATGGAGTTCGACCGGGCGCCGAGCAGCGTCGGCACCTTCGCCGGTGGCACGATCACCAACGGCGGCACCAGCGTCAGCGGCACCGAGACCGGCGGCTGGCTCAACTTCGACACCTCAAGCAACCGGGTGGTCCAGGTCAAGGTCGGCATCTCCTTCGTCAGCCAGGCCAACGCGCAGGCCAACCTCACCGCCGAGCAGTCCGGCTTCGCCTTCGACACCGTGCGCGCCAACGCCGACACGGCCTGGAACACCATCCTCAACCGGGTCCAGGCGACGGGTGGCAGCGCCGCCGACCTGCAGAAGTTCTACACCTCGCTCTACCACGTCTTCATCAACCCCAACGTGGCGAGCGACACCAACGGGCAGTACCGCGGCTTCGACAACGCGATCCACACCAGCACCCGGACGATCTACCAGAACTACTCCGGCTGGGACATCTACCGGTCCTGGGGTGCGCTGATCGCGCTGATCGCCCCGAACGAGGCGGCCGACATCGCCAACTCGATGGTGATCGACGGCCAGCAGGGCGGCCTGATCCCGAAGTGGTCGCACAACCACAACGAGGTCTTCGTGATGACCGGCGACCCCGGCCCGATCGTCGTGTCCAGCATGAACGCCTTCGGCGTCACCAACTTCGACCGCACCGCCGCGCTCAACCTGATGAACTCCAGCTCCAACGGCGGCACCACCCAGGGCGGCGCGATCCGCGGCCGGCAGTCGGGCTACGTCAGCCGGCACTACGTCACCGAGGACCCGTCGGACTCGGAGGAGTATTCGGCGAGCGACTTCGCGGTCGCCCAGTTCGCCCAGCGACAGGGCAACACCTCGCTCTACAACACCTACATCGGCCGCTCGCAGTGGTGGGCCAACGTCTTCTCCACCGAGTCGTCCTATGTGCACCACCGCAACGCCGACGGCACCTGGACCTGGCCGCTGAGCCCCGCGAGCGACTCGGGCTACACCGAGGGCAACGCCTCGCAGTACACCTGGATGGTCAACTGGAACTTCGCCTCGCTGATCAACCTGATGGGCGGCCCGCAGACCGCGGTGCAGCGGCTCAACCACCACTTCACGCAGCTCAACGGCGGTCTCACCGCGCCCTACTTCTACATCGGCAACGAGCCCGAGCACGGCGTCCCGTGGGCCTACAACTTCGCGCGCTACCCCGCGGGCGCGTCGTCGGCGGTGCGCCGGGTCATGACGGAGTCGTTCACCACCGGCGCCGGCGGCCTGCCGGGCAATGACGACCTAGGAGCAACATCAGCCTGGTACGTGTGGAGCGCGCTCGGCATGTATCCGCCCACTCCCGGTGCCGACACCCTGGCGCTGCACGGACCGCTGTTCCCGTCGGTGCTCATCGACCGACCCACCGGCGACATCCAGATCAACGGCTCCGGTGCCGGTGCGACGAGCCAGTACGTCCAGAGCTTCAACCTCAACGGCACCGCGCAGACCCGCAACTACCTGCGCTACACCGACATCGCCGCCGGCGGCACGCTCAACTACACGATGGGCGGCTCGCCGTCGAGCTGGGGCACCGGTGCCGCCGACGTACCCCCGTCCTTCAACGACGGCTGGACCCCGCCCGCCGCGGCACCCGGCCTCGGCACCAACCTGGCCCAGGGCAAGGCCGCGACCGGTTCGACCCCCTGCGCCGCCACCGAGGGACCGGCGCTCGCGTTCGACGGCGTTCTGGGAGCGGCGAGCAAGTGGTGCTCGCTCGCGACGGGGACGAAGTTCCTCCAGGTCGACCTCGGCTCCGCGCAGAACGTCTCGTCGTTCGTCGTCAAGCACGCCGGGCTCGGCGGCGAGAACACCGGCTGGAACACCGGCGCCTTCACCATCCAGACCAGCCTCGACGGCACCACCTGGACCACCCGGGCGACGGCCACCGGCAACCGGTCGAGCCGCACCTATCACCCGATCGCCACGGCGTCGGCCCGGTACGTGAAGCTCAACATCACCACCCCGGCGAACGACGGCAACACCGCCGCCCGGATCGCCGAGTTCGAGGTCTTCGGCGGGGGTGGCGGCGGCCTGGTCAACGTGGCGCTCAACAAGCCCGCGACCGGCTCGGCGGCGTGCGGCACCACCGAGGGCCCGGAGAAGGCGGTCAACGGCAGTGTGACCGGCGGAAACGCGGACAAGTTCTGCACGGTGGCGGCGAGCAAGACCCTCCAGGTCGACCTGGGCTCGTCGGCGGCGCTCCAGTCCTTCACCGTCCGGCACGCGGGTGCCGGTGGCGAGAGCACCGACTGGAACACCCGCGACTTCTCCATCCAGGTCTCCGCCGACGGCACCACCTGGACCAACGTCGTCACGGTCACCGGCAACACGGCGAGCGTGACGAACCACCCGATCAGCACGACTCCGGCCAGGTATGTCCGGCTGACGATCGCCACACCGACCCAGACCACCGACGGCGCGGCCCGGATCTACGAATTCGAGGCCTACGCCTGA
- a CDS encoding ABC transporter ATP-binding protein, whose product MNGLAVICRRVVQIYRAEGGDVVALAGVDLEIAPGQKVALVGPSGSGKSTLVALLSGLMRPSAGRVQVGLVDIGKLTDAELARLRGTDIGVVLQGANRNLLPYATLEENLWLAQRRARKVRPADVEPPETIAGLVGLLGSGHRRILDLPPGARQRAALAVGLAASPGLLLVDEPTSQLDHDARDEVLEALDRVNRERGTTIVAVTHDPMVGEAFGRVVTIRDGRVGAEGRGGREFAVVAGDGTVQLPPAMLESYPPGTLFTVDDTDGTVTFEAER is encoded by the coding sequence GTGAACGGTCTCGCCGTGATCTGCCGCCGCGTCGTGCAGATCTACCGGGCCGAGGGCGGCGATGTCGTCGCCCTCGCCGGAGTCGACCTGGAGATCGCGCCCGGTCAGAAGGTGGCCCTCGTCGGCCCGTCCGGCTCCGGCAAGTCCACCCTGGTCGCGCTGCTCTCCGGGCTGATGCGGCCGAGCGCGGGCCGGGTCCAGGTGGGGCTCGTCGACATCGGCAAGCTCACCGACGCCGAGCTCGCCCGGCTGCGCGGCACCGACATCGGCGTGGTGCTGCAGGGCGCCAACCGCAACCTGCTGCCCTATGCCACGCTGGAGGAGAACCTGTGGCTCGCCCAGCGGCGCGCCCGCAAGGTCCGCCCCGCCGACGTCGAGCCGCCCGAGACGATCGCCGGACTGGTCGGCCTGCTCGGCTCGGGTCACCGCCGCATCCTCGACCTGCCGCCGGGCGCCCGCCAGCGGGCTGCGCTGGCGGTGGGCCTCGCCGCCTCGCCCGGCCTGCTCCTCGTCGACGAGCCGACCAGCCAGCTCGACCACGACGCCCGCGACGAGGTCCTGGAGGCCCTGGACCGGGTCAACCGCGAGCGCGGCACCACGATCGTCGCGGTGACCCACGACCCGATGGTCGGCGAGGCGTTCGGCCGCGTGGTCACGATCCGCGACGGCCGCGTCGGCGCCGAAGGCCGTGGCGGCCGCGAATTCGCGGTGGTGGCAGGCGACGGCACGGTCCAGCTGCCCCCCGCGATGCTGGAGAGCTATCCGCCCGGCACCCTCTTCACCGTCGACGACACCGACGGCACCGTGACATTCGAGGCCGAACGCTGA
- a CDS encoding GNAT family N-acetyltransferase, with amino-acid sequence MTTTRPATADETDNWSAGWQARLHSGLGSHPLPSGAVNQHVQRRLQQLSSASERAIECLVDERGTAVGVVVMTMPGRADGNAYLLDIWVEPEHRRRGHGRAALAWAGSWAVKHGGRPAFGIDPSDPAQVALLGDFPVRARQMVKAVAEPIELPPGVVGRPMTDAEFTGWRAEQVEAYAVEKAEAGLGTIEESRAQSAAEFDELLPGGVATAGHALRCVEVGGEVVGTVWIGHGYAPEMSWVYGVEVAEAHRGRGYGRAAMLLGEQTTLEGGNSWLGLNVFGPNERALSLYRSLSYDVFEERRAAD; translated from the coding sequence GTGACGACGACACGACCGGCCACGGCCGACGAGACCGACAACTGGAGCGCCGGGTGGCAGGCACGGCTGCACTCCGGGCTCGGCAGCCACCCGCTCCCGTCGGGGGCGGTCAACCAGCACGTCCAGCGGCGGCTGCAGCAGCTCTCCAGCGCCTCGGAACGGGCGATCGAGTGCCTCGTCGACGAGAGGGGCACGGCTGTCGGGGTCGTCGTCATGACCATGCCGGGGCGGGCGGACGGGAACGCGTACCTGCTGGACATCTGGGTGGAGCCGGAGCACCGGCGGCGCGGCCACGGGCGGGCGGCGCTGGCGTGGGCGGGGAGCTGGGCCGTCAAGCACGGTGGCCGACCGGCCTTTGGGATCGATCCGAGCGACCCGGCGCAGGTCGCGCTGCTGGGCGACTTCCCGGTGCGGGCCCGGCAGATGGTCAAGGCCGTCGCGGAGCCGATCGAGCTGCCGCCGGGCGTGGTCGGACGGCCGATGACCGACGCCGAGTTCACCGGCTGGCGCGCCGAGCAGGTGGAGGCCTACGCGGTGGAGAAGGCCGAGGCCGGGCTCGGCACGATCGAGGAGAGCCGGGCGCAGTCGGCGGCGGAGTTCGACGAGCTGCTGCCGGGCGGGGTCGCCACGGCCGGGCACGCGCTCCGGTGCGTAGAGGTCGGCGGCGAGGTCGTCGGCACGGTCTGGATCGGCCACGGCTACGCGCCCGAGATGAGCTGGGTCTACGGCGTGGAGGTGGCCGAGGCGCACCGGGGTCGCGGCTACGGCCGAGCGGCGATGCTCCTCGGCGAGCAGACCACCCTCGAGGGCGGCAACAGCTGGTTGGGCCTCAACGTCTTCGGCCCCAACGAGCGCGCCCTGTCCCTCTACCGCTCCCTCTCCTACGACGTCTTCGAGGAGCGCCGCGCCGCGGACTGA
- a CDS encoding superoxide dismutase yields MLRRTVFKAALAATGGALTSIAAAEAAQAGGGFPDIIGLPDGFQPEGIAIGAGTTFYVGSLVDGAIYRGDLRDGRGGLFIPGRPGSQAIGLELDDRGRLWVCTGVGAAVYQASTGRRLAEWDFGGSFVNDAKATGRAVWFTDSYRGVLVKVPIGRHGELPGPAGFETVTPTGPLAEVDAFNNGIESTECGALIIGQMVAARLVRFDPATGGSSVVDLRGGSAANADGLLRRGGVLYVVRNFDNAISKFRLDADGGVARPIGQLTSPAFDIPATIGAFGTSIYAVNGRFNIEAPAPTDTYDVVRVAA; encoded by the coding sequence ATGCTTCGTCGCACAGTCTTCAAGGCCGCACTGGCAGCGACCGGTGGCGCCCTGACCTCGATCGCCGCTGCCGAGGCCGCGCAGGCCGGTGGCGGTTTTCCGGACATCATCGGCCTGCCGGACGGGTTCCAGCCCGAGGGCATCGCCATCGGCGCGGGCACCACGTTCTACGTCGGCTCCCTCGTCGATGGGGCGATCTACCGCGGCGATCTGCGGGACGGCCGGGGTGGGCTCTTCATCCCCGGACGGCCCGGCAGCCAGGCGATCGGCCTGGAGCTCGACGATCGCGGCCGCCTGTGGGTCTGCACCGGGGTCGGCGCGGCGGTCTACCAGGCCTCGACCGGGCGGCGGCTCGCCGAGTGGGACTTCGGCGGCAGCTTCGTCAATGACGCCAAGGCGACCGGCCGGGCGGTCTGGTTCACCGATTCCTACCGGGGCGTGCTGGTGAAGGTGCCGATCGGCCGCCACGGCGAACTGCCCGGACCGGCCGGGTTCGAGACGGTCACGCCGACGGGACCGCTCGCCGAGGTGGACGCGTTCAACAACGGCATCGAGTCGACGGAGTGCGGCGCGCTGATCATCGGCCAGATGGTCGCGGCGCGGCTGGTCCGCTTCGACCCGGCGACGGGTGGGTCGAGCGTGGTGGATCTGCGCGGCGGCAGCGCGGCCAACGCCGACGGGCTGCTGCGCCGGGGCGGTGTGCTCTATGTCGTGCGCAACTTCGACAACGCGATCTCGAAGTTCCGGCTGGACGCGGACGGCGGTGTGGCCCGGCCGATCGGGCAGTTGACCTCGCCCGCCTTCGACATCCCGGCGACGATCGGCGCCTTCGGCACGAGCATCTACGCCGTGAACGGCCGCTTCAACATCGAGGCCCCGGCCCCCACGGACACCTACGACGTGGTCCGCGTCGCGGCCTAA